The Sporocytophaga myxococcoides genome contains a region encoding:
- a CDS encoding TlpA disulfide reductase family protein yields the protein MNFTKYYKSLFLFFLFISHLSIGKGVTVTGEFKNSGKNPYVYLYRIFGPEITKSDSVKLNNGLFSFKFKNALPRGFYRIGVSEENSFVCILGEENLSVSADLNNIPAGLHIDKSKENEGYILFLKRNNEYQQHLAKLDKEAQHIMAQNAYNSENYSVEIKKLQVKLDSLNRDLNNFYKEISKNYDGYFIGKLGNVFHTDDSTTRENFFKPSDFKDDELSRGDMLSSKISMYLQRFVEPNIEEYKLAANRIMSLTLPGSLQREIVYSTFIKIFLPHDQSTARSLAVAYEKEYPKSPFAIKFIKTIPKGAPAVGEEAPDIKLTDPSGKVITLSSLKGKIVLLDFWASWCGPCRKENPNVVRAYDMFKDKGFTVYSVSLDNNKDNWTQAILKDGLKWESHVSDLKGWQSSAAQLYGVRGIPATFLLDKDGKVVATNLRGESLVNMLESLCK from the coding sequence ATGAATTTCACTAAATATTACAAGAGTTTATTCCTGTTTTTCCTATTTATAAGCCATTTATCTATTGGGAAAGGTGTAACTGTCACCGGAGAATTTAAAAATTCTGGTAAAAATCCATATGTATATCTTTACAGGATTTTTGGTCCTGAAATAACAAAATCGGATTCGGTCAAATTAAACAATGGCTTATTTTCTTTTAAGTTTAAAAATGCCCTTCCCCGCGGATTTTATAGAATAGGGGTATCTGAGGAGAATTCCTTTGTATGTATTTTAGGAGAAGAGAATCTTTCTGTATCAGCAGATTTGAATAATATCCCAGCGGGACTGCATATAGATAAAAGCAAAGAGAATGAAGGATATATTTTGTTTCTGAAACGCAATAACGAATATCAGCAACACCTGGCTAAACTTGACAAAGAAGCTCAGCATATCATGGCCCAAAATGCTTATAATTCTGAAAATTATTCAGTAGAGATTAAGAAATTACAGGTAAAGCTAGATTCTTTAAACAGAGATCTTAATAATTTTTATAAAGAAATCTCAAAGAATTATGATGGGTATTTTATAGGAAAGTTAGGGAACGTCTTCCATACTGATGATTCTACTACGAGGGAAAATTTCTTTAAGCCTTCTGATTTCAAAGATGATGAATTATCAAGAGGAGATATGCTCTCTTCAAAGATTTCCATGTATTTACAGCGTTTTGTTGAGCCAAACATTGAAGAATATAAGCTTGCAGCTAATAGGATCATGTCTCTAACTCTTCCAGGCTCACTGCAGCGGGAAATTGTTTATAGTACATTCATAAAGATATTTTTACCACACGATCAGTCCACTGCGAGGTCGCTTGCTGTTGCTTATGAAAAAGAATATCCAAAATCTCCTTTTGCAATAAAATTTATCAAAACCATTCCCAAAGGAGCTCCAGCGGTGGGTGAAGAAGCTCCGGATATTAAACTTACGGATCCTTCAGGAAAAGTAATTACTCTCTCATCCCTGAAGGGCAAGATTGTATTACTTGATTTCTGGGCTTCCTGGTGCGGCCCATGCAGAAAGGAAAATCCGAATGTAGTCAGGGCTTATGATATGTTTAAAGATAAAGGATTCACTGTCTACAGCGTATCTCTGGATAATAATAAAGATAATTGGACCCAGGCAATTCTAAAAGATGGATTAAAATGGGAGTCTCATGTATCTGATTTAAAGGGCTGGCAGTCATCTGCTGCCCAGCTATATGGGGTAAGGGGCATTCCAGCTACTTTTCTTTTAGATAAAGATGGCAAGGTCGTAGCAACTAATTTAAGAGGGGAAAGCCTCGTAAATATGCTGGAGTCACTTTGTAAATGA
- a CDS encoding response regulator transcription factor, which translates to MSKNNKVLIVDDEPDILELLQYNLEKEGYEVRTATSGVKGIEVAKEFLPQLILLDIMMPKMDGVETCRRIKEITKLKDVFIIFLTARSEEYSEVAAFDAGADDYLTKPIKPRALMSRVSAFFRRDSKNKIEHESVKIGRLIIDRSSYVVKKDDEEIVLPKKEFELLYFLTQHPNTVFSRDDLLKKIWGTDVFVVPRTVDVHIRKVREKIGEDYIKTVKGIGYKFENID; encoded by the coding sequence ATGAGTAAGAATAATAAAGTACTGATAGTAGACGATGAACCTGATATCCTGGAACTTCTTCAATATAACCTTGAAAAGGAAGGATATGAAGTTCGTACTGCTACCAGTGGTGTGAAGGGGATAGAAGTGGCAAAGGAATTTCTTCCTCAATTAATTCTTTTGGATATTATGATGCCAAAAATGGATGGCGTTGAAACATGCAGAAGGATAAAAGAAATCACTAAGCTAAAAGATGTCTTTATAATTTTTCTTACCGCCAGATCCGAAGAATATTCTGAAGTAGCTGCATTTGATGCAGGAGCTGATGATTATCTTACAAAGCCTATAAAGCCCAGGGCATTAATGAGCAGAGTATCAGCTTTTTTTAGGAGAGATTCAAAGAATAAAATTGAACATGAATCTGTTAAGATAGGCAGACTCATTATTGACAGATCAAGTTATGTGGTAAAGAAGGATGATGAGGAAATTGTCCTTCCGAAAAAAGAATTCGAATTGCTTTATTTTCTGACACAGCATCCTAATACGGTATTTAGCAGAGATGACCTGTTGAAAAAAATATGGGGTACGGATGTCTTTGTTGTTCCTCGGACAGTCGATGTACATATCAGAAAAGTACGAGAGAAAATAGGGGAGGATTATATCAAAACCGTCAAAGGTATCGGATATAAATTTGAGAACATTGATTAG
- a CDS encoding sensor histidine kinase — protein MLSNSKILPVLLALWTGVITACFFSLYTDISQLYILGATVIVFVLTYLLYYLVFEHLIFTEIHKLYTLLTKVKKKDYELTKGELVKVEDPLSRLHEEIVDFASRKEQEITELKKLETFRREFLADVSHELKTPIFAAQGFIHTLIDGAIEDEGVRDKFLTKAANNLDSLNVLVEDLLTISQLEIGEIKMQCQNFDIHRLAEDIFEQLEETAGRRGVKLRFHKHTPRSCYIYADKYRIGQVLTNLIVNGIKYGKERGNITVSFNYQNDYVFVSVQDDGPGIESRHLNRIFERFYRVEKSRSKDKGGTGLGLAIVKHILEAHDSKIYVSSIMGEGTIFSFKLRKGKVINEKG, from the coding sequence ATGTTATCTAATTCTAAAATTCTTCCTGTCCTATTGGCTTTGTGGACCGGAGTAATAACTGCCTGCTTCTTTTCATTATACACTGATATTAGCCAGCTTTATATTTTGGGAGCCACGGTGATAGTGTTTGTATTAACTTATCTTTTATACTATCTGGTGTTTGAGCATTTGATTTTTACAGAAATTCATAAGCTCTATACACTCCTTACCAAAGTAAAAAAGAAGGATTATGAGCTGACCAAAGGGGAACTTGTGAAAGTGGAAGACCCTCTTTCTAGACTGCATGAAGAGATTGTTGATTTTGCCTCGAGGAAAGAGCAGGAAATTACAGAATTAAAGAAGCTGGAAACCTTTCGCAGAGAGTTTCTGGCTGATGTTTCCCACGAATTAAAAACCCCTATCTTTGCAGCCCAGGGTTTTATTCATACTTTAATTGATGGGGCTATTGAAGACGAAGGAGTAAGGGATAAATTTCTTACTAAAGCTGCAAATAATCTCGATAGTCTTAATGTTCTGGTTGAAGATCTTCTAACTATTTCTCAATTAGAAATAGGGGAAATAAAAATGCAATGTCAGAATTTTGATATTCACAGACTTGCAGAGGATATATTTGAGCAGCTGGAGGAAACTGCAGGAAGAAGAGGCGTGAAGCTCAGATTTCACAAACATACACCCAGGTCATGTTATATTTATGCAGATAAATACAGAATAGGCCAGGTACTCACAAACCTCATAGTAAATGGGATAAAGTATGGAAAGGAGAGAGGCAACATTACTGTTTCCTTTAATTATCAGAATGATTATGTGTTCGTTTCTGTTCAGGATGATGGACCGGGAATAGAATCAAGGCATTTAAACAGAATTTTTGAGAGGTTTTACAGAGTTGAGAAAAGCAGATCAAAAGACAAAGGTGGGACAGGGCTGGGGCTGGCCATTGTAAAGCATATTTTGGAAGCTCATGACTCAAAGATTTATGTGTCAAGTATAATGGGAGAAGGAACTATATTCTCTTTTAAACTAAGGAAAGGTAAAGTAATTAATGAAAAGGGCTAG